A genome region from Pseudanabaena sp. Chao 1811 includes the following:
- a CDS encoding TIR domain-containing protein translates to MADVFISYSRKDKEFVSILYEAFERSQKKIWIDWKDIPLTSDWWTEIEKGIEAADTFVFVISPDSVASEVCAKEIDHAVKHNKRLFPIVRRDVEKFEEGNVAHAVLQRHNWLMFREQDDFEVAFEKLTLAISIDLEHLHRHTRLLVKAIEWNDLGRKDSLLLRGEDLETAEMWLTENEDTEPLPTELQETYIKNSRDVEDANHRAAEILQAAVQKATRRTKVGAVILAGAILMAGVAVFLGTNSLHQANEANKKAKDEANKALQAKTEADKAKTEADKANNKAKTEANKSLQAKTEADKANNKAKAEADKALQAKTEADKANNKAKAEADKALQAKTEARTEADIALKAKKEADNLFVETTKLQLAFLGQKSIDQIIRPDSVPGVLKVLNNDQAWSTLLKKDNQIFAMLREFERGRILAASHDGILHDELLNFKNEESQEFIKTVLKWLNGRYGRQRIVVSSGHCEILTVSQNDKLSRLSKWKKQFENWKYTVNDIPAPITDINLNEVDILIVGNAWGNLKQEEIDAIKKFVSKGGGVLAVGIGWSWRDYNFNNSAWERALECEDKKLGQSLENPSTYPMNRLFEPFNLQWTMDYIDRTK, encoded by the coding sequence ATGGCTGACGTTTTTATTTCATACTCACGTAAAGATAAAGAATTTGTCAGTATCTTATACGAAGCATTTGAACGCAGCCAAAAGAAGATCTGGATTGATTGGAAAGATATTCCGCTTACTTCGGATTGGTGGACAGAGATTGAGAAGGGGATTGAAGCTGCAGATACGTTTGTATTTGTGATTAGTCCTGACTCGGTTGCCTCTGAGGTTTGTGCGAAGGAAATCGATCATGCTGTAAAACATAATAAGAGATTGTTTCCGATTGTGAGACGCGATGTGGAGAAATTTGAGGAGGGGAATGTTGCTCATGCGGTTTTGCAAAGACATAATTGGTTGATGTTTCGGGAGCAGGATGATTTTGAGGTGGCATTTGAGAAGCTGACTCTAGCAATTTCGATAGATTTAGAACATTTACATCGGCATACAAGGCTGTTGGTAAAGGCGATCGAATGGAATGATCTGGGGCGCAAAGATAGTTTATTATTGCGGGGTGAGGATCTTGAAACTGCGGAGATGTGGTTGACGGAGAATGAAGATACGGAACCACTACCAACAGAACTTCAGGAAACCTATATCAAAAATAGTCGTGATGTAGAGGACGCTAATCATCGCGCAGCAGAGATCCTTCAGGCTGCTGTGCAGAAAGCGACACGACGCACCAAAGTTGGCGCGGTAATTTTGGCTGGAGCTATCTTGATGGCAGGAGTTGCAGTTTTTTTAGGGACTAATTCATTGCATCAAGCTAATGAAGCTAATAAAAAAGCTAAGGATGAGGCAAACAAAGCTCTACAAGCTAAGACTGAAGCTGATAAAGCTAAGACTGAAGCTGATAAAGCTAATAACAAAGCTAAGACTGAAGCAAACAAATCTCTACAAGCTAAGACTGAAGCTGATAAAGCTAATAACAAAGCTAAAGCTGAGGCTGATAAAGCTCTACAAGCTAAGACTGAAGCTGATAAAGCTAATAACAAAGCTAAAGCTGAGGCTGATAAAGCTCTACAAGCTAAGACTGAAGCTCGTACTGAGGCAGACATAGCTCTAAAAGCCAAAAAGGAAGCTGACAATTTATTCGTAGAAACTACAAAATTACAACTCGCTTTTTTAGGTCAAAAGTCCATCGATCAGATCATTAGACCAGACTCTGTACCAGGTGTCTTAAAAGTACTCAATAACGATCAAGCTTGGTCAACGCTACTAAAAAAAGACAATCAGATATTTGCAATGTTAAGAGAGTTTGAGCGTGGAAGAATATTAGCAGCTTCCCATGATGGTATCCTCCATGATGAATTGTTGAATTTCAAAAATGAAGAAAGTCAAGAATTTATAAAGACAGTACTTAAATGGTTGAATGGACGTTATGGAAGACAGAGAATAGTTGTCTCAAGTGGACATTGTGAGATCCTTACAGTGAGCCAAAATGACAAATTATCAAGATTATCAAAATGGAAAAAACAATTTGAAAATTGGAAATATACAGTAAATGATATTCCTGCACCAATTACAGATATTAATCTTAATGAAGTAGATATTCTAATAGTTGGTAATGCTTGGGGCAACTTAAAACAAGAAGAAATCGATGCAATCAAAAAGTTTGTCTCTAAAGGAGGGGGAGTACTCGCTGTTGGAATAGGATGGTCTTGGAGAGATTATAATTTTAATAATTCTGCATGGGAACGTGCACTTGAATGTGAAGATAAAAAATTAGGTCAATCGCTCGAAAATCCTTCAACATATCCAATGAATCGACTATTTGAACCTTTTAATTTGCAATGGACTATGGATTACATTGATAGAACCAAATAA
- a CDS encoding urease accessory protein UreH domain-containing protein, translating to MLDLLLVAALGFLGSFGHCVGMCGPLTVAFSLSGKENQPKVWQQHFYFHILLNIGRICSYAITGAAIGAIGSVLVASGQLAGIESDLRRWLAIFTGTLLVWMGISQIKPEGLPNIPFLNPMAMVALHQRLNAAMMKLSLHSHPLMPALLGMTWGLIPCGFLYTAQIKAAETSSMGQGALTMLAFGIGTLPSMIGIGVFAGLLSRDRRSQLFRMGGWITLTIGILTLLRTSDMVDYTGHAGLILLILALAARPLSHIFKPWSGLMTYRRAIGVGAFVLSIAHTFHMIEHTFQWNFDALSFMIPRHQVSIWLGAIAIALMTPAALTSSDWMMTKLGKSWRYLHLLSVPALVLASIHTIAIGSNYLGAVDWTPKNWILTILCGVITVGTLLIRTWRFRK from the coding sequence ATGTTGGATTTATTGCTTGTTGCTGCTTTAGGATTTTTGGGGAGCTTTGGTCATTGTGTGGGCATGTGTGGACCTTTGACCGTTGCTTTTTCACTTTCAGGTAAAGAAAATCAGCCTAAAGTGTGGCAACAGCATTTTTATTTCCATATATTGCTCAATATTGGCAGAATTTGCAGTTATGCGATCACAGGGGCTGCCATTGGAGCGATCGGTTCTGTACTTGTAGCTAGCGGACAGTTGGCGGGGATTGAGAGCGACTTGCGCCGTTGGTTAGCAATTTTCACAGGGACTTTATTAGTGTGGATGGGAATATCCCAAATTAAGCCCGAAGGCTTGCCTAATATTCCTTTTTTAAATCCTATGGCAATGGTTGCCCTCCACCAACGACTCAATGCTGCCATGATGAAGTTATCTCTGCATTCCCATCCACTTATGCCTGCATTACTGGGGATGACTTGGGGATTAATACCCTGTGGATTTCTCTATACCGCCCAGATTAAGGCAGCCGAAACGAGCAGTATGGGACAGGGGGCATTGACGATGTTGGCTTTTGGTATCGGTACTTTACCCTCAATGATTGGTATTGGTGTGTTTGCAGGTTTATTAAGTCGCGATCGCCGTAGTCAGTTATTTCGCATGGGGGGATGGATTACGCTCACCATCGGCATCTTAACCCTATTACGCACCAGTGACATGGTGGACTACACAGGTCATGCGGGTTTAATTTTGTTGATCCTTGCTCTCGCCGCCCGTCCCCTCAGTCATATTTTTAAACCTTGGTCTGGATTAATGACCTATCGCCGTGCGATCGGTGTCGGTGCATTTGTTCTATCTATTGCCCACACATTCCACATGATCGAGCATACTTTCCAATGGAACTTTGATGCTTTATCCTTCATGATTCCAAGGCATCAGGTCTCCATCTGGCTCGGCGCGATCGCGATCGCATTGATGACTCCTGCCGCACTTACTAGTTCCGATTGGATGATGACTAAACTCGGTAAGTCTTGGCGCTATTTACATTTACTATCGGTTCCTGCGTTGGTATTAGCGTCAATCCATACAATTGCGATCGGTTCTAATTATCTCGGTGCAGTGGACTGGACTCCGAAAAATTGGATTTTAACGATTTTATGCGGGGTAATTACGGTGGGGACTTTGTTGATTAGGACTTGGAGATTTAGAAAGTAA
- a CDS encoding nSTAND1 domain-containing NTPase, whose amino-acid sequence MTEPHSDVSAQDVFGVAGTNTGTVNITYISQTKSDAEIQASKLIEASPYLGLEKFGVEDHDKFFGRDRWIENLTEHLKHKNVLLLLGASGSGKSSLIQAGLVPALKKQPSLSLFKLFSFVPDVSPFESFYVSLQPTYKSKAKLAQIVKEDTLIQVEQSLKQDAQWLIFIDQFEELFTRTPKTERDLFIKSLIKLIEKSDSSIKVILTMRADFLDKLSPYPDLGKLHDRYSLMLTDMDDRDLRLAIAEPAARNGVVFEKGLIEQIIADFKQQAGSLPLLQYTLNLLWNKDDLQDRVLNAETYQELGGVTGALQQQANRIYGQFNEQERKVAEQIFLELIELSGKEAVSRRADKAIFEVDAIQKDVLDQLIDHRLLVSKGEDGKATVEVAHEELLRSWKVLQDLIREKEEIIVLRNRLYADANQWHELGQQDRQKANSELWNGSKLARIVELQKEGSLPNLDAIAIAFIESSVTQVERQKNEKIRTARRIAAGSLVAVLISAGLGWMAWQKNREAELNLADALGSASLSLLDKGKELDAFVTAIKAGKILQSQRVSRPEVTNALLEALNEGGERNRIEGHDSSVIRVSFSPDGKTLASGSGDKTIKLWNLETGTEIRTLKGHEKAVNSLSFSHDGKTLASGSDDKTIKLWNLETGTEIRTFNGHDISVTRVSFSPDGKTLASGSEDKTIKLWNLETGNEIRTLKGHDNFVFSVSFSPDGKTLVSGSGDKTIKLWNLETGNEIRTLKGHDNFVFSVSFSPDGKTLVSGSGDKTIKLWNLETGTEIRTLKGHDNFVFSVSFRPDGKTLVSGSGDKTIKLWNLETGTEIRTLKGHDNSVFSVIFSPDGKTLASGSWDKTIKLWNLEIGTEIRTLKRQENSVNSVNFSPDGKTLASGNSAYKIKLWNLETGNEIRTLKGHDNSVFSVSFSPDGKTLASGSVDTTIKLWNLETGTEIRTLKGHDNFVNSVSFSPEGKTLASGSGDYTIKLWNLETGTEIRTFKGHDSSVYSVNFSPDGKTLASGSGDYTIKLWNLETGTEIRTLKGHDNFVISVSFSPDGKTLASGSFDKTIKLWNLETGTEIRTLKGHDKSVGSVSFSPDGKILASSSKDKTIKLWNLETGTEIRTLKGHDGSVLHVSFSPDGKTLASGSSDTTIKLWNRNTGWDLDALMGRSCDRVRAYLTYNINVSESDRHLCDGIGTQK is encoded by the coding sequence GTGACTGAACCCCATTCCGATGTATCTGCTCAAGATGTTTTTGGCGTTGCTGGGACAAACACAGGAACGGTCAATATCACCTATATTTCTCAGACAAAATCTGATGCTGAGATTCAGGCTAGCAAACTGATTGAGGCTTCGCCTTATCTGGGTTTGGAGAAGTTTGGTGTAGAGGATCATGATAAATTTTTTGGGCGCGATCGCTGGATTGAAAATTTAACAGAGCATTTAAAACATAAGAATGTGCTTTTGCTTTTGGGCGCATCTGGCAGTGGGAAATCATCGCTGATTCAGGCGGGATTAGTGCCTGCGTTAAAAAAGCAACCAAGTTTGAGTCTATTTAAGCTATTCTCTTTTGTTCCTGATGTTAGTCCCTTTGAATCTTTTTATGTCTCTCTTCAACCTACATACAAATCGAAAGCGAAACTGGCTCAAATAGTTAAAGAGGATACGTTAATTCAAGTGGAGCAATCTCTGAAGCAGGATGCTCAGTGGTTGATTTTTATCGATCAATTTGAGGAGTTGTTTACGCGCACACCGAAGACAGAGCGGGATTTGTTTATTAAAAGTCTGATTAAGTTGATTGAGAAATCAGATAGTTCTATTAAAGTCATTTTGACGATGCGGGCGGATTTTCTGGATAAATTAAGTCCTTATCCAGACTTAGGGAAACTCCACGATCGCTATAGTTTGATGCTCACAGATATGGACGATCGCGATCTGAGATTGGCGATCGCGGAACCTGCGGCTAGAAATGGCGTTGTTTTTGAAAAGGGATTAATCGAGCAAATTATTGCTGATTTTAAGCAACAGGCTGGTTCTTTGCCGCTTTTGCAATATACCTTGAATTTATTGTGGAATAAGGATGATCTGCAAGACAGGGTTTTAAATGCTGAGACTTATCAGGAGTTGGGGGGCGTAACGGGCGCACTTCAGCAACAGGCGAATAGGATTTATGGTCAATTTAATGAACAAGAACGGAAAGTCGCGGAGCAAATTTTTCTAGAGTTAATCGAGTTGTCGGGCAAGGAGGCGGTGAGTAGAAGGGCTGACAAGGCGATTTTTGAGGTGGATGCGATCCAAAAGGATGTGCTGGATCAACTGATCGATCATCGGCTTTTGGTGAGCAAGGGAGAAGATGGCAAAGCGACGGTGGAAGTTGCCCATGAGGAATTGCTGCGTTCTTGGAAGGTGTTACAGGATTTAATTCGAGAAAAGGAGGAGATCATTGTCCTCAGAAATCGCTTGTATGCGGATGCGAACCAGTGGCATGAGTTGGGTCAGCAGGATCGGCAAAAAGCTAATAGCGAACTCTGGAATGGCTCGAAGTTGGCGCGAATTGTGGAACTCCAAAAGGAAGGATCTCTGCCTAATTTGGATGCGATAGCGATCGCGTTTATTGAGTCGAGTGTCACGCAAGTGGAACGACAGAAGAATGAAAAGATTAGAACCGCGAGGCGAATTGCGGCGGGTTCGTTGGTGGCGGTGCTGATTAGTGCGGGGTTGGGGTGGATGGCTTGGCAAAAAAATAGAGAGGCAGAACTTAATCTTGCCGATGCTCTTGGATCTGCGTCTTTGTCTCTGTTGGATAAGGGAAAGGAATTGGATGCTTTTGTTACAGCAATTAAGGCAGGGAAAATCCTACAAAGCCAACGGGTAAGCCGTCCAGAGGTGACAAACGCTCTGCTAGAAGCTCTTAATGAGGGAGGCGAACGTAACCGCATAGAAGGGCATGATAGTTCTGTCATAAGAGTGAGTTTTAGCCCCGATGGCAAGACTTTGGCTTCTGGTAGTGGTGACAAGACAATCAAACTTTGGAATCTAGAGACAGGAACTGAAATTCGCACCCTCAAGGGGCATGAGAAAGCTGTCAATAGCTTGAGCTTCAGCCACGATGGCAAGACTTTGGCTTCTGGTAGTGATGACAAGACAATCAAACTCTGGAATCTGGAGACAGGAACCGAAATTCGTACCTTCAATGGGCATGATATTTCTGTCACAAGAGTGAGTTTTAGCCCCGATGGCAAGACTTTGGCTTCTGGTAGTGAAGATAAGACAATCAAACTCTGGAATCTAGAGACAGGAAACGAAATTCGCACACTCAAAGGACATGATAACTTTGTCTTTAGCGTGAGTTTTAGCCCCGATGGCAAGACTTTGGTTTCTGGTAGTGGTGACAAGACAATCAAACTCTGGAATCTAGAGACAGGAAACGAAATTCGCACCCTCAAAGGACATGATAACTTTGTCTTTAGCGTGAGTTTTAGCCCCGATGGCAAGACTTTGGTTTCTGGTAGTGGTGACAAGACAATCAAACTCTGGAATCTAGAGACAGGAACCGAAATTCGCACTCTCAAGGGACATGATAACTTTGTCTTTAGCGTGAGTTTTAGACCCGATGGCAAGACTTTGGTTTCTGGTAGTGGTGACAAGACAATCAAACTCTGGAATCTAGAGACAGGAACCGAAATTCGCACCCTCAAGGGACATGATAACTCTGTCTTTAGCGTGATTTTTAGTCCTGATGGCAAGACTTTGGCTTCTGGTAGTTGGGACAAGACAATCAAACTCTGGAATCTAGAGATAGGAACCGAAATTCGCACTCTCAAGAGGCAGGAGAACTCTGTCAATAGCGTGAATTTTAGTCCCGATGGCAAGACTTTGGCTTCTGGTAATAGTGCCTATAAAATCAAACTTTGGAATCTAGAGACAGGAAACGAAATTCGCACTCTCAAGGGACATGATAACTCTGTCTTTAGCGTGAGTTTTAGCCCCGATGGCAAGACATTGGCTTCTGGTAGTGTTGACACGACAATCAAACTCTGGAATCTAGAGACAGGAACCGAAATTCGCACTCTCAAGGGACATGATAACTTTGTCAATAGCGTGAGTTTTAGCCCCGAAGGCAAGACTTTGGCTTCTGGTAGTGGTGACTATACAATCAAACTCTGGAATCTAGAGACAGGAACCGAAATTCGCACCTTCAAAGGACATGATAGCTCTGTCTATAGCGTGAATTTTAGCCCCGATGGCAAGACTTTGGCTTCTGGTAGTGGTGACTATACAATCAAACTCTGGAATCTGGAGACAGGAACCGAAATTCGCACCCTCAAGGGACATGATAACTTTGTCATTAGCGTGAGTTTTAGTCCTGATGGCAAGACTTTGGCTTCTGGTAGCTTTGACAAGACAATCAAACTCTGGAATCTAGAAACAGGAACCGAAATTCGCACCCTCAAGGGGCATGATAAGTCTGTCGGGAGTGTGAGTTTTAGCCCTGATGGCAAGATTTTGGCTTCTAGTAGTAAAGACAAGACAATCAAACTCTGGAATCTGGAGACAGGAACCGAAATTCGCACCCTCAAGGGGCATGACGGCAGTGTCTTGCACGTGAGTTTTAGTCCCGATGGCAAGACTTTGGCTTCTGGTAGCAGTGATACCACTATCAAACTCTGGAATCGTAATACAGGTTGGGATTTAGACGCTTTGATGGGGCGCAGTTGCGACAGAGTACGCGCTTATTTAACCTACAACATTAACGTCAGCGAAAGCGACAGACATCTCTGCGATGGGATTGGTACGCAAAAGTAG
- a CDS encoding DUF4231 domain-containing protein gives MEAIPESNPLNRSLLEDAWRLFCVYDRTAVVTQRRFLNFRIAILVVGVISTILVIIRSAWDKHLIGLIGLDKPEFSQIFNILSNGFYWLVIIAPITVSVLLAASVKLDRGMNWIILRASAEILKKEIYCYRTLSIYEPKDADMRLAESIQVVSDRLMKTQVNRSGLALDSGLEIGSKELLKAIKNNVCREDTETFSPLTVEQYLGYRLIDQLSWYRRKTVKLDRQWQLLQWSIYVWGGLGTFLAAVQAEIWIAITNAIATAIASFLDFKQLDTTMMAYNQAACNLENLLCWWHALTDEARANPDNIKKLVNSTEKVIQSETSSWVEEMREALSELYKEKEEAESKKN, from the coding sequence ATGGAAGCGATACCAGAATCAAATCCACTTAATCGTTCGCTTTTGGAAGATGCATGGCGATTGTTTTGTGTTTATGATCGCACAGCAGTTGTAACGCAGAGGCGTTTTTTAAATTTTCGGATTGCAATTTTAGTTGTGGGTGTGATTTCGACAATCTTGGTGATAATCAGATCTGCATGGGATAAGCATCTGATCGGATTGATTGGTTTGGATAAGCCTGAATTTAGCCAAATTTTCAATATTCTCAGCAATGGTTTTTATTGGTTGGTGATTATTGCGCCGATCACGGTCAGTGTTTTGTTGGCGGCTTCAGTGAAGTTAGATCGCGGGATGAATTGGATTATTTTGCGAGCTAGTGCCGAAATCCTCAAAAAGGAAATCTATTGCTATCGCACACTCAGTATTTACGAACCCAAAGATGCGGATATGCGGTTGGCGGAGTCGATTCAGGTAGTTAGCGATCGCTTGATGAAAACACAAGTGAATCGATCAGGATTAGCTCTTGATAGTGGGTTAGAGATTGGTAGTAAGGAACTACTAAAAGCAATTAAAAATAATGTTTGTAGAGAAGATACAGAAACATTTTCACCACTAACAGTTGAGCAGTATTTAGGATATCGATTGATTGACCAGCTTAGTTGGTATCGCCGTAAAACAGTGAAGCTAGATCGACAATGGCAACTTCTGCAATGGTCGATTTATGTTTGGGGCGGTTTGGGAACTTTTTTGGCGGCGGTTCAGGCGGAGATATGGATTGCGATTACCAATGCGATCGCTACAGCGATCGCTAGTTTTTTGGATTTTAAGCAATTAGATACGACCATGATGGCTTATAACCAAGCTGCTTGCAATTTAGAGAATCTGTTGTGTTGGTGGCACGCGCTGACGGATGAGGCGAGGGCAAATCCAGATAACATCAAAAAATTAGTCAACAGTACGGAGAAGGTAATTCAGTCGGAGACGAGTAGTTGGGTGGAGGAGATGCGCGAGGCGCTGTCGGAACTCTATAAAGAGAAAGAAGAGGCAGAAAGCAAGAAAAATTAA
- the petJ gene encoding cytochrome c6 PetJ: MKRIFSILAIALTILMSLTFSQPAFAEVSAGAKIFNNNCAQCHAGGRNNVVAAKTLKADALEKYGKNTVEAITAQVTNGKGAMPAFGKKLSAEEINLVANYVLEQAQNGWAKG, from the coding sequence ATGAAACGCATTTTTTCGATCCTCGCGATCGCCTTAACTATTTTAATGAGTCTCACCTTCAGTCAGCCCGCATTTGCAGAAGTATCCGCAGGGGCAAAAATCTTTAACAATAACTGCGCTCAATGTCATGCAGGTGGCAGAAATAATGTAGTCGCAGCCAAAACCTTGAAAGCAGATGCTTTAGAAAAGTATGGCAAGAACACCGTTGAAGCGATTACCGCGCAAGTTACCAATGGCAAAGGAGCTATGCCTGCTTTTGGCAAAAAACTTAGCGCCGAGGAAATTAACTTAGTAGCAAACTACGTCCTAGAGCAAGCTCAGAACGGTTGGGCTAAAGGCTAA
- a CDS encoding superoxide dismutase family protein, which yields MNQNNFQSRFISKFVVLLSCATVAAIATPTTAIATEQTKIPRASSRIFNIKGEQIGTATFVQTHAGVKVTLQVQKLRKGEHMVHLHENGKCDAPNFKTAGDHFNPQPSDQTGEHELHHKHEDGKHQKPAGDLPNINVQQDGTGSLTAILPALTLGTGKNSLLKQGGTAILIHAGANGKSTIPNVDYKTRIACGVIKSE from the coding sequence ATGAATCAAAATAATTTTCAATCTCGATTTATATCTAAATTCGTAGTCTTGCTATCCTGCGCTACCGTAGCAGCGATCGCTACTCCAACTACAGCTATAGCCACTGAACAAACCAAAATCCCTAGAGCTAGTTCGCGTATTTTCAATATCAAAGGCGAACAGATAGGAACTGCCACCTTTGTTCAAACCCATGCAGGTGTCAAAGTAACTTTGCAAGTGCAGAAACTCAGAAAGGGTGAACATATGGTGCATCTCCATGAAAATGGAAAATGTGACGCACCAAACTTTAAGACTGCTGGCGATCATTTCAATCCCCAACCTTCAGATCAGACTGGAGAGCATGAGCTTCATCACAAGCATGAAGATGGAAAGCACCAAAAACCTGCGGGAGATTTGCCCAACATTAATGTGCAGCAGGATGGTACTGGCTCATTAACCGCCATATTACCAGCCCTAACCTTAGGTACTGGCAAAAATTCTTTGCTCAAGCAGGGAGGTACAGCAATCCTCATCCATGCAGGTGCAAATGGAAAATCGACAATTCCTAATGTGGATTACAAAACTCGGATTGCCTGTGGCGTTATTAAATCTGAATAG